One region of Solanum pennellii chromosome 6, SPENNV200 genomic DNA includes:
- the LOC107021291 gene encoding protein FIZZY-RELATED 3 has translation MEPITQRRKSGINLPSTMSETSLRLDAFSSPPRSKRTTNLASSPMSNRSPRTISNLSSSPSSKSASCSDRFIPCRSSSRLHTFGLVEKASPVKEGGGGNNDAYSRLLKSELFGADFSCFSSPAGSKGCANSPMSPSKNMLRFKTENSGPNSPSVLGHTDTSLSNEVSTPPKPPRKVPKTPHKVLDAPSLQDDFYLNLVDWSSQNILAVGLGTCVYLWTASNSRVTKLCDLGPTDSVCSVQWTREGSYISIGTSLGQVQVWDGTQCKKVRTFGGHQTRTGVLAWSSRILSSGSRDRNILQHDVRVPSDFVSKFIGHKSEVCGLKWSHDDRELASGGNDNQLLVWNQRSQQPVLKLTEHTAAVKAITWSPHQCGLLASGGGTADRCIRFWNTINGNQLNHIDTGSQVCNLAWSKNVNEIVSTHGYSQNQIMVWKYPSMSKVATLTGHSLRVLYLAMSPDGQTIVTGAGDETLRFWNVFPSVKIPAAVKDTGVWSLGRTHIR, from the exons atggagCCGATAACTCAAAGAAGAAAGAGTGGAATTAACCTTCCATCTACAATGTCGGAAACCTCTCTTCGTCTTGATGCTTTTTCTTCTCCTCCCAGATCAAAGCGAACAACCAATTTGGCTTCATCGCCAATGTCAAACAGGTCACCTCGGACAATATCGAATCTGTCATCATCTCCGTCTTCTAAATCTGCAAGTTGCAGTGATAGATTCATTCCTTGTAGATCTTCTTCAAGGCTGCATACTTTTGGTCTGGTGGAGAAGGCGTCTCCGGTgaaagaaggaggaggaggaaacAATGATGCATATTCCAGGTTGTTGAAATCTGAGCTTTTTGGAGCTGATTTTAGTTGTTTCTCTTCTCCTGCAGGTTCTAAGGGATGTGCTAATTCACCCATGAGTCCCAGTAAGAATATGCTCAGATTTAAAACTGAAAATTCTGGCCCTAATTCCCCTTCCGTTTTGGGGCATACAGATACTTCCCTATCAAACGAGGTTTCTACCCCTCCTAAACCCCCTAGGAAAGTGCCTAAAACACCCCACAag GTTTTGGATGCACCATCACTTCAAGATGATTTCTATTTGAACCTAGTTGATTGGTCCTCGCAGAATATACTTGCTGTTGGGCTTGGAACTTGTGTTTATTTATGGACAGCTTCAAATAGTAGA GTGACAAAGTTGTGCGACTTAGGACCGACTGATAGTGTCTGCTCTGTCCAATGGACTAGGGAGGGGTCTTATATATCAATCGGTACAAGTCTTGGGCAAGTTCAGGTTTGGGATGGAACTCAATGCAAGAAGGTTAGAACATTTGGTGGACATCAAACAAGAACTGGAGTCCTTGCCTGGAGTTCGCGCATCCTATCTTCTGGTAGTAGAGACAGAAACATCCTTCAGCATGACGTTCGTGTTCCAAGTGACTTTGTTAGCAAATTTATCGGTCACAAGTCCGAG GTATGTGGATTGAAATGGTCTCATGATGATCGAGAACTTGCGTCAGGGGGAAATGACAATCAG CTGCTAGTGTGGAATCAGCGATCTCAGCAACCTGTTTTGAAGCTAACGGAGCATACTGCCGCTGTTAAGGCCATTACCTGGTCTCCTCATCAATGTGGCCTTCTGGCATCAGGAGGAGGAACAGCTGATCGATGTATTCGTTTTTGGAACACAATAAATGGCAATCAGTTGAACCATATTGATACAGGAAGCCAG GTATGCAATCTAGCGTGGAGTAAAAATGTAAATGAGATAGTTAGCACACATGGTTATTCCCAAAACCAAATCATGGTGTGGAAGTATCCATCAATGTCAAAG GTTGCTACTCTAACTGGCCATAGTCTGCGTGTCCTATATCTTGCCATGTCACCTGATGGCCAG ACAATAGTAACTGGAGCAGGAGATGAGACACTCCGCTTTTGGAATGTATTTCCGTCAGTAAAAATTCCT GCAGCAGTGAAGGACACAGGAGTATGGTCTTTAGGCAGGACGCACATACGTTGA